A single region of the Sphingobium sp. TKS genome encodes:
- a CDS encoding biotin carboxylase N-terminal domain-containing protein, with translation MKISRLLVANRSEIAIRVFRAATELGIRTVAIYAEEDKLSLHRFKADEAYHLGEGGGRDRRPFGLGAHNSDRRGCQEFRVRRGG, from the coding sequence GTGAAGATTTCACGTCTCCTCGTCGCGAACCGCAGCGAGATCGCGATCCGCGTGTTTCGCGCTGCGACCGAGCTCGGCATTCGCACGGTTGCGATATACGCTGAGGAGGACAAGCTATCGCTCCACCGGTTCAAGGCCGACGAGGCATACCATCTCGGAGAGGGGGGCGGGCGCGATCGCCGCCCATTTGGACTGGGAGCGCATAATAGCGATCGCCGGGGCTGTCAGGAATTTCGTGTGCGGCGAGGCGGTTGA
- a CDS encoding FAD-binding protein codes for MIRPGDVPASGQRDYDLVIVGSGAGALIGALKAKALGLSSIIVEKQSKVGGSTGLSGGVLWIPISPVLDREGVQDSHDLAWTYLTNLVGEDGGRGSTPERWRAFLAEGPEMVRFLEDRGIPFKHCAYRSDYHDELPGGLVEGRSIESELVDGHILGPWYDHLHGTANPYPLMTSEMRYILLAQARLKGAAMVGRMLYRMAKQRILGKHYLGLGAALVTRLLRLVLDAGVPVVIDMPMEQLLTDDGRVTGVRCSRNGERFEFHARHGVLLAAGGFSHSARMREQHGPTPSSTAWTASNPGDTGEVMEQAVELGAATDKMDFAWWIPTSILPSGQRAFCAAELAKPGCIGVDQSGERFGNEAGSYVATGMSMYARQKASPAVPCWAIMDHRNRSRYAWAGRLPFQTPKEWFTSGYMKRADTIEDLARLCGIDASQLSATVSRWNDLVDKGRDEDYGRGDRNYDSYYADPFHRPSPTLGRIDKGPYYAVKFFPGDVGTAGGLVCDENARVLRDDGTAIDGLYAAGNIAAPTFGATYPGAGASIAPSAVFGFIAAKAVASSG; via the coding sequence GTGATCCGTCCGGGAGACGTCCCAGCCTCCGGGCAACGCGACTATGATCTCGTAATTGTGGGAAGCGGGGCCGGGGCGCTCATTGGAGCTCTGAAGGCGAAGGCGCTGGGCCTTTCCTCTATAATTGTTGAAAAGCAGAGCAAAGTCGGCGGTTCAACTGGTCTGTCCGGTGGCGTGCTGTGGATCCCGATAAGTCCGGTGCTGGATCGGGAGGGCGTGCAGGACAGCCATGATCTGGCATGGACCTACCTCACGAACCTTGTCGGTGAGGATGGAGGTCGCGGTTCGACACCCGAGCGGTGGCGCGCGTTTCTTGCCGAGGGGCCGGAAATGGTTCGGTTTCTTGAGGATCGCGGGATACCGTTCAAGCATTGCGCATATCGGTCCGATTACCACGACGAGCTTCCTGGCGGATTGGTTGAGGGCCGCTCGATAGAGTCAGAACTTGTGGACGGGCACATCCTTGGCCCTTGGTATGACCACCTTCATGGGACAGCGAACCCATATCCGCTGATGACTTCGGAGATGCGCTACATCCTTCTTGCCCAAGCCAGGTTGAAGGGCGCGGCTATGGTCGGGCGAATGCTTTATCGCATGGCGAAGCAGCGCATCTTGGGAAAACATTATCTGGGCTTGGGAGCGGCGCTGGTCACGCGCCTGCTCAGGCTGGTTCTGGACGCAGGTGTACCGGTCGTCATCGACATGCCGATGGAGCAGTTGCTGACTGACGATGGACGCGTCACGGGAGTTCGGTGCTCTAGGAATGGTGAGCGCTTCGAGTTCCACGCCCGCCATGGCGTGCTCCTAGCTGCCGGCGGTTTCTCGCATTCCGCGAGGATGCGCGAGCAGCATGGGCCGACGCCGAGTTCGACGGCTTGGACGGCCAGTAATCCGGGCGACACCGGCGAGGTCATGGAGCAGGCCGTCGAACTGGGCGCGGCTACTGACAAGATGGATTTCGCTTGGTGGATTCCGACCTCGATCCTGCCAAGCGGACAGCGAGCGTTCTGCGCCGCGGAACTGGCGAAGCCGGGCTGCATCGGCGTCGATCAGAGTGGTGAGCGGTTCGGAAACGAGGCCGGATCTTACGTCGCGACGGGCATGTCGATGTATGCGCGCCAGAAGGCCAGTCCCGCTGTGCCATGCTGGGCCATCATGGATCATCGGAATCGAAGTCGTTATGCTTGGGCGGGCCGATTGCCATTCCAGACTCCGAAAGAGTGGTTCACCAGCGGCTACATGAAGCGCGCCGACACGATCGAGGATCTTGCGCGTCTTTGCGGCATCGACGCTTCGCAGTTGTCCGCGACCGTTTCACGTTGGAACGACCTCGTGGATAAGGGACGCGATGAGGACTATGGGCGCGGCGACCGCAACTACGACTCCTACTATGCGGATCCGTTTCACCGGCCCAGCCCGACCCTAGGGCGCATCGACAAGGGTCCGTACTACGCAGTGAAGTTTTTTCCTGGAGACGTCGGCACGGCCGGCGGCCTCGTTTGCGACGAGAATGCCCGGGTGCTTCGCGACGACGGCACGGCTATCGATGGGCTTTATGCCGCAGGTAACATAGCTGCGCCAACTTTCGGGGCTACCTACCCGGGTGCTGGCGCCAGTATCGCCCCGTCAGCGGTTTTCGGCTTCATCGCAGCGAAGGCGGTCGCGTCGTCCGGGTAG
- a CDS encoding IS256 family transposase: MSRRKEPSIPNDILDQLLAGTDAAAALSQGGLLDTLKKAFAERALNVEMDHHLGQEEQGNNSRNGYGRKTVTTDGGRIEIEVPRDRAGSFDPQLIAKYQRRFPGFDDKIISMYARGMSTREITGHLRDLYGIDASPDLISTITDAVLEEVAAWQQRPLDPAYPLVFFDAIRVKIRDEGMVRNKAIHIALGVMADGTKVVLGLWLEQNEGAKFWLRVMNELRNRGVEDIMLAVVDGLKGFPDAITAVFPEAMVQTCIVHLLRNSMDFVAWKDRKALGTALKAIYRAVDAAAAEEALTAFEASFWGQRYPAIGQSWRRAWPEVIPFFAFPDEVRRIVYTTNAIEALNSKLRRAVRARGHFPNDEAATKLLYLILNRSEKEWKMPPREWNMAKAQFAVLFGERFIRAMTA; encoded by the coding sequence ATGTCACGACGCAAAGAACCCTCGATACCGAACGACATTCTCGATCAGCTGCTTGCCGGCACTGACGCGGCCGCGGCGCTCAGCCAGGGCGGCCTGCTCGATACATTGAAGAAGGCATTTGCCGAACGGGCGCTCAATGTGGAGATGGATCACCATCTTGGCCAGGAGGAGCAAGGGAACAACAGCCGGAACGGCTATGGCCGCAAGACGGTGACGACCGACGGGGGACGGATCGAGATCGAGGTGCCGCGTGATCGGGCCGGCAGTTTCGATCCGCAGCTGATCGCCAAGTACCAGCGACGCTTCCCTGGCTTTGATGACAAGATCATCTCGATGTACGCGCGTGGCATGAGTACCCGGGAGATCACCGGGCATCTGCGCGATCTGTACGGGATCGACGCCTCGCCCGATCTGATCAGCACGATCACCGACGCGGTGCTGGAAGAGGTTGCAGCCTGGCAGCAACGCCCGCTGGACCCAGCCTATCCGCTGGTTTTCTTCGATGCGATCCGGGTCAAGATCCGCGACGAAGGCATGGTCCGCAACAAGGCGATCCATATTGCCCTGGGCGTCATGGCCGACGGCACCAAGGTGGTCCTGGGGCTATGGCTGGAACAGAATGAAGGCGCCAAGTTCTGGCTGCGCGTCATGAACGAACTACGCAACCGCGGCGTCGAGGATATCATGCTGGCCGTCGTTGACGGTCTGAAGGGCTTCCCCGACGCCATCACCGCCGTCTTCCCCGAAGCGATGGTCCAGACCTGCATCGTCCATCTGCTGCGCAACTCGATGGATTTCGTGGCGTGGAAAGACCGTAAGGCGCTCGGAACGGCCCTGAAGGCCATCTACCGTGCTGTCGATGCCGCGGCCGCCGAGGAAGCGCTGACGGCCTTCGAAGCGAGCTTCTGGGGGCAGCGCTATCCTGCCATCGGCCAGAGCTGGCGTCGGGCATGGCCCGAGGTCATCCCATTTTTCGCCTTCCCCGACGAAGTCAGGCGGATCGTCTACACCACCAATGCCATCGAGGCCTTGAACTCCAAGCTTCGTCGCGCTGTTCGTGCGCGGGGCCATTTCCCCAATGATGAGGCGGCCACCAAGCTGCTCTATCTGATCTTGAACCGATCGGAGAAAGAGTGGAAAATGCCGCCGCGCGAGTGGAACATGGCGAAGGCGCAATTTGCCGTTCTCTTCGGCGAACGCTTCATCAGGGCCATGACGGCCTGA
- a CDS encoding acyl-CoA dehydrogenase family protein — translation MDLLLTEEQEGLQAAFSKGIANELPLERLQGDQRQAVDDASLRTFADLGWLRMSMPEEWGGLALSYAEEVLLFRELGRNLGPLSLLGGVLGARVAAVAGNTKLAETILSGEVAVGIALPEVSSGPESNGRVRVRLLSSGQCAMAVFVRPAKAELVDVASMAGEACPCLDDTLVMRSFDLDNAPLLARAGDPQIWWHGSLLAAAMLVGQAEGARDMILEYAKFRQTFGRPIGAYQAVRHPIAEMTARAEHARCQTYYASLALGMGRGDAPMQVAAARAIAQEAARKNADANIQLHGAVGITSEMNAHLFLKRGIVLSNMFGRKKAALHQVLNDQLMEV, via the coding sequence ATGGACCTTTTATTGACGGAAGAGCAGGAAGGCCTCCAAGCTGCCTTCAGCAAGGGAATAGCCAACGAGCTGCCCCTCGAACGCCTCCAGGGCGATCAGCGGCAGGCCGTCGATGACGCCTCGCTTCGCACCTTCGCAGATCTGGGTTGGCTGCGCATGAGCATGCCGGAGGAATGGGGCGGCCTAGCCCTGAGCTATGCCGAGGAGGTGCTGCTATTCCGTGAGCTAGGTCGTAATCTCGGCCCCCTCTCGCTGCTTGGGGGCGTCCTGGGTGCCCGGGTCGCCGCGGTGGCGGGCAATACCAAGCTGGCGGAGACAATACTCAGCGGGGAGGTCGCAGTTGGAATCGCGTTGCCGGAGGTCTCGTCCGGGCCGGAATCGAATGGCCGCGTGCGCGTCCGACTGCTCTCATCTGGGCAGTGCGCGATGGCCGTCTTTGTTCGACCCGCCAAGGCTGAACTGGTGGATGTTGCGAGCATGGCAGGCGAGGCTTGCCCATGCCTCGATGATACGCTCGTGATGCGCAGCTTTGATCTGGATAATGCGCCGCTGTTGGCACGAGCGGGAGATCCGCAGATTTGGTGGCACGGCTCATTGCTCGCGGCCGCGATGCTGGTCGGCCAGGCGGAGGGCGCTCGCGATATGATCCTTGAATATGCGAAGTTTCGTCAGACTTTCGGCAGGCCTATCGGCGCCTATCAGGCGGTTCGCCATCCCATCGCGGAGATGACTGCTCGAGCCGAGCATGCGCGCTGCCAAACTTACTATGCTTCGCTTGCCTTGGGAATGGGACGCGGCGACGCGCCCATGCAGGTGGCTGCGGCCCGCGCCATCGCGCAGGAAGCAGCCAGAAAGAACGCTGACGCGAACATTCAGCTTCACGGTGCGGTCGGCATTACGAGCGAGATGAACGCTCACCTCTTTCTCAAGCGCGGCATAGTGCTTTCGAACATGTTTGGACGGAAAAAAGCCGCCCTTCACCAAGTCCTCAACGATCAGCTGATGGAGGTCTGA
- a CDS encoding thiamine pyrophosphate-binding protein, translated as MKGHEAVARALLDHGVDPIFGVLGNANIFVLDTFRKLGGRYVPAGNEGGAVLMGLAYGRCAGKVGVATVTHGPGLCNSITALVEGVKSRVPFVLLCGDTAHTNRESTQNIAQRELVLSIGAGFEEAISPETLLGDIARAFRRAELEKRPIALNFPTDFQWADIEYRPTKLLNFERRALVPASDDLDNAAGMIAAASKPIIVAGRGAATERGKAALIKLAGRIGALLATTVQARELFEGEPFNLGVFGTLSTPAAVDEIVASDCVLFFGCSMNSYTTSRGAFIEGKRVIQCDNDPAAICRFVEPDAGLLGEVDLVAEALIGLLDMAEIPPSGYLDPALPARLASSHLELPDTSTETTVDFYKALTAIGDALPRDRVLVNDCGRFVVEGLKVFRVKNPQLYYFGIMSGCIGLGLASAVGASFAAPDLPTLLVTGDGGFMNNGLLEFNTAVRMGVDLVCVVCNDSAYGMEVAEFTVRDLPHDIALMNWPDFAPLAEALGGQGVTVRNEDDLEKAIEAIQNRKGPLLIDLKIDTLTMPNPFH; from the coding sequence ATGAAGGGGCACGAGGCTGTTGCGCGCGCTCTGCTGGATCACGGCGTCGACCCGATCTTCGGCGTCTTGGGGAACGCCAACATCTTCGTCCTGGACACCTTCAGGAAGCTTGGCGGCCGTTACGTGCCGGCCGGGAACGAGGGCGGCGCGGTCCTCATGGGACTTGCATATGGTCGGTGCGCGGGCAAGGTGGGCGTCGCGACTGTCACCCACGGGCCCGGGCTGTGTAATTCGATCACCGCGCTTGTCGAGGGCGTGAAGTCCCGTGTCCCATTCGTGTTGCTGTGCGGCGACACCGCCCACACCAACCGGGAGAGCACCCAGAACATCGCCCAGCGGGAACTCGTGCTGTCGATCGGCGCGGGGTTCGAGGAGGCAATCTCGCCCGAGACGCTGCTGGGTGACATCGCGCGGGCATTTCGCCGCGCGGAGCTCGAGAAGCGGCCTATCGCGCTGAACTTTCCGACTGACTTCCAGTGGGCTGATATCGAGTACCGGCCGACAAAGCTCTTGAACTTCGAGCGACGGGCGCTCGTGCCGGCGAGCGACGATCTCGACAACGCCGCCGGGATGATCGCCGCGGCATCGAAGCCTATCATCGTGGCGGGCCGCGGCGCGGCCACTGAGCGTGGCAAGGCTGCGCTCATCAAGCTGGCTGGGCGCATCGGCGCGCTTCTCGCGACGACTGTTCAGGCCAGGGAGCTCTTCGAAGGCGAGCCTTTCAACTTGGGGGTCTTCGGAACCCTGTCGACCCCCGCGGCGGTGGATGAGATCGTCGCCAGCGACTGCGTGCTGTTCTTCGGCTGCTCGATGAATTCCTACACGACCAGCCGGGGCGCCTTCATCGAGGGCAAGCGGGTCATCCAGTGCGACAATGATCCGGCGGCGATCTGCAGGTTCGTCGAACCCGACGCAGGTTTGCTGGGCGAGGTCGACCTTGTCGCCGAAGCTCTGATCGGCCTGCTGGACATGGCGGAAATCCCGCCGAGCGGCTACCTGGATCCCGCCCTGCCGGCACGTCTGGCATCGTCCCATCTCGAACTGCCGGACACGTCGACCGAGACGACCGTCGACTTCTACAAAGCGCTGACTGCGATTGGCGACGCCCTGCCCAGGGATCGCGTCCTCGTGAACGACTGCGGCCGGTTCGTGGTGGAGGGTCTCAAGGTCTTCCGCGTCAAGAACCCGCAGCTCTACTACTTCGGGATCATGTCTGGTTGCATCGGCCTAGGTCTCGCCTCCGCCGTAGGCGCGTCTTTCGCGGCGCCCGACCTGCCGACCCTGCTCGTCACTGGCGATGGTGGCTTCATGAACAACGGCCTGCTGGAATTCAATACGGCGGTCCGGATGGGCGTGGATCTGGTTTGTGTCGTTTGCAACGACAGCGCCTACGGCATGGAGGTCGCAGAGTTCACCGTGCGCGATCTGCCGCATGACATCGCACTTATGAACTGGCCGGACTTCGCCCCCTTGGCCGAGGCTCTCGGAGGCCAAGGGGTCACCGTGCGGAACGAGGACGACCTGGAGAAGGCAATCGAGGCGATCCAGAACCGGAAGGGTCCCCTTCTGATCGATCTCAAGATCGACACGCTGACCATGCCGAACCCGTTCCATTGA
- a CDS encoding aromatic ring-hydroxylating oxygenase subunit alpha, translated as MKNFDPADPIAKAPGITYQQVIDRDVDPPAPPVSRYHNPVDLGVKPIKASNYTSREHFLKEVDKVWLKTWQYTCREEEIPNPGDTYVFDLVGRSVLIVRQPDGSIKALQNVCLHRGRKLATHGGCKRQLRCPYHGFVWNIDGTFQHNPFEWDFPQIDQEEFGLPELRLETWAGFIFINFDPDAEPMLGLLGDYPEHMDHFRINDCYKALHLGKVVDANWKAVAEAFLESSHVVATHAQAVPYSGYDQVQYDLISDHVTRFVVPLGVISEAWSGPDHLSDEQRVRLALTNGSRGGPPGRDLAKSIKPGQTMRNYLAQMARENLEKETGYDFSDLSDGEFVDGFSYDLFPNTHIWGGFTVKICYRIRPLGLDHERSLMEIFLMKIKPKGTNPPPAQYRLLGPEEALGDAPEFNGSYLGGLLDQDVANMGPQQEGLRALGPDGELTFGRYTDMRCRNLHRMVDQYLAK; from the coding sequence GTGAAGAACTTCGATCCCGCCGACCCAATCGCCAAGGCACCTGGGATAACCTACCAACAGGTGATTGACCGGGATGTCGATCCGCCCGCGCCGCCGGTATCCCGCTATCACAATCCGGTCGACCTCGGTGTGAAGCCGATCAAAGCGAGCAACTACACCAGTCGCGAGCACTTCTTGAAGGAGGTCGACAAGGTCTGGCTTAAGACCTGGCAATACACGTGCCGTGAGGAGGAGATCCCCAACCCCGGCGACACCTACGTTTTCGATCTGGTTGGAAGGTCGGTGCTGATCGTCCGTCAGCCGGATGGCTCGATCAAGGCTCTTCAGAACGTATGCCTGCATCGGGGACGCAAGCTGGCGACGCATGGCGGCTGCAAAAGGCAGTTGCGTTGCCCCTACCACGGCTTCGTGTGGAACATCGACGGAACGTTCCAGCACAATCCGTTCGAATGGGACTTCCCGCAGATCGACCAGGAGGAGTTCGGGCTTCCCGAACTGCGCCTCGAGACATGGGCGGGGTTCATCTTCATCAACTTCGATCCCGACGCCGAGCCGATGCTGGGCCTTCTCGGTGACTATCCAGAGCACATGGACCACTTCCGGATCAACGACTGCTACAAGGCGCTACACCTCGGCAAGGTTGTCGATGCGAACTGGAAGGCGGTTGCCGAGGCGTTCCTGGAGTCCTCCCACGTCGTCGCCACCCATGCGCAGGCGGTTCCCTATTCCGGCTACGACCAGGTCCAGTATGACCTCATCTCCGACCACGTGACGCGCTTCGTCGTGCCTCTCGGGGTGATCAGCGAGGCGTGGAGCGGGCCGGATCACCTCTCGGACGAGCAGCGGGTCAGGCTCGCGCTCACGAACGGCAGCCGCGGAGGTCCTCCGGGCAGGGATCTGGCGAAGTCCATCAAGCCTGGACAGACCATGAGGAATTACCTCGCGCAGATGGCGCGGGAGAACCTCGAGAAGGAAACCGGCTACGACTTCTCCGACCTTTCGGACGGGGAGTTCGTGGATGGATTCTCCTACGACCTCTTCCCTAATACCCACATCTGGGGCGGGTTCACCGTGAAGATCTGCTACCGTATCCGCCCCCTGGGGCTGGATCACGAGCGCAGCCTCATGGAAATCTTCCTCATGAAGATCAAGCCGAAGGGCACGAACCCGCCGCCCGCCCAGTATCGGCTTCTCGGTCCCGAAGAAGCGCTTGGCGACGCTCCGGAATTCAACGGTTCGTATCTTGGCGGACTGCTCGATCAGGACGTCGCGAACATGGGGCCCCAGCAGGAGGGGTTGAGGGCTCTTGGACCGGACGGTGAACTCACGTTCGGCCGCTACACGGACATGCGCTGCCGCAACCTGCACCGCATGGTCGACCAGTATCTCGCGAAGTGA
- a CDS encoding acyl-CoA dehydrogenase family protein, translated as MDLVYTPEQVEFRQKARAWLKENVPGTRPSSREEAAAYDKAWQRRLYEGGWAGLNWPKAYGGAALTGIQSLIWFEECERANAPAYGLMSIAQTHAGPTLIARASEELKAFHLPRILRGESLWCQGFSEPGAGSDLASLKTRGIIDGDHVVVTGQKIWTTGASTADYQELLVRTDPTSERHKGLTWIICDMRSPGITIRPIETMMGESAINEVFYDEVRIPVSNVVGEINAGWSVAMSTLAFERGTTFLRDQISLSAKVERAIDLARRTRLPDGRLAIEDSAIADKLAELKAEGLGHRAMAVANVSNVDRTGSPGPEGSMVKLLVGGTYKALGEVVTEILGLGMLDYDQSRASNPWAYDFMNSWVVTIAGGTSEIQKEIIADRVLELPRSR; from the coding sequence TTGGACCTGGTTTATACACCTGAACAAGTCGAGTTCCGTCAAAAGGCGCGGGCTTGGCTCAAGGAGAACGTCCCCGGGACGCGGCCGTCGTCTCGCGAGGAGGCGGCTGCCTACGACAAGGCGTGGCAGCGCCGGCTCTACGAAGGCGGTTGGGCCGGATTGAACTGGCCGAAGGCGTATGGCGGCGCGGCGCTGACCGGAATCCAGTCGCTGATCTGGTTCGAGGAGTGCGAGCGCGCCAACGCCCCCGCTTATGGGCTGATGTCGATCGCCCAGACGCACGCCGGTCCTACACTCATCGCCCGAGCGAGCGAGGAGCTCAAGGCGTTCCACCTGCCGAGGATACTCAGGGGGGAGTCCCTGTGGTGCCAGGGCTTCTCGGAGCCCGGTGCTGGCTCAGACCTTGCGAGCCTGAAGACCAGGGGCATCATCGACGGCGACCACGTCGTCGTGACCGGTCAGAAGATCTGGACGACCGGGGCCAGCACCGCGGACTACCAGGAGCTGCTCGTCCGGACCGATCCCACGTCCGAGCGGCACAAGGGGCTCACCTGGATCATCTGCGACATGCGCTCGCCCGGGATCACCATCCGTCCCATCGAAACGATGATGGGCGAGTCGGCGATCAACGAGGTCTTCTACGACGAGGTCCGCATCCCGGTCTCGAACGTCGTGGGCGAGATCAACGCCGGTTGGAGCGTGGCCATGTCGACGCTGGCGTTTGAGCGCGGGACCACCTTCCTTCGCGACCAGATCAGCCTCAGCGCCAAGGTCGAGCGGGCCATAGATCTGGCCCGCCGTACGCGGCTTCCCGATGGCCGTCTGGCGATCGAGGATTCCGCGATTGCAGATAAGCTGGCTGAACTGAAGGCTGAGGGGCTGGGCCATAGGGCGATGGCGGTGGCCAACGTTTCCAACGTGGATCGTACCGGCTCTCCGGGGCCGGAGGGTTCCATGGTGAAGCTGCTGGTGGGGGGGACATACAAGGCGCTGGGCGAGGTGGTCACGGAGATACTGGGTCTCGGTATGCTCGACTATGACCAGAGCCGCGCGAGCAATCCGTGGGCCTACGACTTCATGAACAGCTGGGTGGTCACCATCGCCGGCGGCACCTCCGAGATTCAGAAGGAAATCATTGCTGACCGTGTGTTGGAGTTGCCGCGGTCGCGATAG